From Bradysia coprophila strain Holo2 unplaced genomic scaffold, BU_Bcop_v1 contig_324, whole genome shotgun sequence, the proteins below share one genomic window:
- the LOC119079454 gene encoding mucin-2-like isoform X1, with translation MGGILGQSTNMIVIYVMFLVSFTQILSGEARSPLSNAIVPYNSDQNNRHSQIELIDVKCENGNDILVTIDFDDTFSGIIYSQGYFNDPKCRYVKAGGSSRSYTFKVPYNGCGSKPSCAVCASIENILVIQSDEDLQEKWDTARKITCSRAIDDEQEKTIIFKPFVVDMLEVVNVPTKQGGVDCWMDIQRGEFPRVVPLTETIKIGETLSVLVFLRDPRTEYDLIVRDCWAFDHQDYDAKTTGRIQLSDKIGCSRKKKIFGTWKRTTQTGNTGATLILHNTLQAFKFPDRMQVFLKCDVEICRGECEEQYCDEIDNSVTPVTPNYQTTRITTTSRPITTTEFIQSTTILPSRGTPAVPRCYPGSKDPRCSSTSKTNRPPQITTVRPVRTTTNIPPETITYRPVQTTTNRSPQPTTYRPVQTTTNRPPEPSTYRPVQTTTNRPPQTITNRTPSQTTYTTNRPLRTQSTTQRHTMPTRSTRPTRPIESTPKPPRCGPTARDPRCPNVTRQPATYLPPSTIRPQRPSTTSTQRIPTTTTIITTEEPETYLPPLTREPATYLPPSTTLTPIRSTTRTTTPATTRTTSRVTSTPAPRCYPGSQDERCPKPITQTVPVTTTKTTTKEPATYLPPSTTLPPISSTTRTTTPATTRTTSRVTTTPAPRCYPGSQDERCPKPITQTVPVTTAKTTTKEPATYLPPSTTLAPFRSTTRTTTPATTRTTSRVTTTPAPRCLPGTQDERCPKPVTQSVPITTTKTTTREPATYLPPSTTLPPSTTLPPIRSTTRTTTPATTRTTSRLTTTSAPRCYPGSQDERCPKSTTQVTTITPSTTKLPPIRCLPGSNDRRCPDSLKCDPSNLDPRCPPLSTTRQPATYLPPDNEFTTTTSKPNCYPGSLDERCPKPNTPRVPITTRKTTTREPATYVPPSTTLPPIRSTTRTTTPATTRTTSRLTTTPAPRCYPGSQDERCPKPVTQSVPITTTKTTTREPATYLPPSTTFPPISSTTRMTTPATTRTTSRVTTTPAPRCYPGSQDERCPKPITQTVPVTTTKTTTREPATYVPPSTTLPPIRSTTRTTTPATTRTTSRLTTTPAPRCYPGSQDERCPKPVTQSVPITTTKTTTREPATYLPPSTTFPPISSTTRTTTPATTRTTSRVTTTPAPRCYPGSQDERCPKPITQTVPVTTTKTTTREPATYVPPSTTLPPIRSTTRTTTPATTRTTSRVTTTPAPRCYPGSQDERCPKPITQTVPVTTTKTTTREPATYLPPSTTLPPIRSTTRTTTPATTRTTSRVTTPPAPRCYPGSQDERCPKPITQTVPVTTTKTTTREPATYLPPSTTLPPIRSTTRTTTPATTRTTSRVTTTSAPRCYPGSLDERCPKTTTRVTTITPSTTKLPPIRCFPGSTDRRCPDSLKCDPSNLDPRCPPLSTTRQPATYLPPEKEFPTTTTSRPNCYSGSKDPRCPQITTTTTSKPNCYPGSKDPRCPQITTTTTSKPNCYPGSKDPRCPQITTTTTSKPNCYPGSNDPRCPQITTTTTSKPNCYPGSKDPRCPQITTTTTTTSKPNCYPGSNDPRCPQITTTTTSKPNCYPGSKDPRCPQITTTTTSRPNCYPGSNDPRCPQITTTTTSKPNCYPGSKDPRCPQITTTTTSKPNCYPGSQDPRCPQITTTTTTTSKPNCYPGSNDPRCPQITTTTTSKPNCYPGSKDPRCPQITTTTTSRPNCYPGSNDPRCPQITTTTTSKPNCYPGSKDPRCPQITTTTSKPNCYPGSKDPRCPQITTTTTPRPNCYPGSNDPRCPQIVSTTSGPTYLPPLTQSPPKCFPGSTDVRCPRPFEPSSPTTRKPTTPYVQPPTPAPPKCGPGSEFDPRCPRPFVPSKSTTTLKPTSFSLCYPGSTDPNCPTDNISTPSFCFPGSKDKRCPPPPDGLVTLSPTTYLPPFGDSQPSRQARNSITNEINQLEELDYHSIRKRDVSDVSKEVISFSLSFKGYQLESTD, from the exons ATGGGTGGTATTCTTGGACAATCCACAAACATGATTGTGATATATGTCATGTTTCTGGTTTCATTTACTCAG ATTCTTTCCGGTGAAGCCCGATCCCCATTGAGTAATGCAATAGTACCTTATAATAGCGATCAGAACAATCGACATTCTCAAATCGAATTAATTGATGTGAAATGTGAAAATGGTAACGACATCCTAGTTACAATCGATTTTGACGATACGTTCTCTGGTATCATCTACAGTCAAGGATATTTTAACGACCCGAAGTGTCG ATACGTAAAGGCGGGAGGTTCATCTCGATCATACACTTTCAAAGTGCCATATAATGGATGTGGAAGCAAACCGTCTTGTGCTGTTTGCGCATCTATCGAAAATATTCTTGTAATTCAATCAGACGAAGACTTACAAGAGAAATGGGACACAGCAAGAAAGATTACTTGCAGCAGAGCAATAGATGATGAACAAGAGAAAACTATTATATTCAAACCATTCGTAGTCGATATGTTAGAAGTAGTCAATGTGCCAACAAA GCAAGGAGGGGTTGATTGTTGGATGGATATTCAACGAGGAGAATTTCCACGAGTTGTACCGTTAACTGAAACGATAAAAATCGGTGAAACGTTAAGTGTATTAGTTTTCTTGCGCGATCCAAGAACTGAATACGACTTAATCGTTAGAGATTGCTGGGCTTTTGATCATCAAGATTACGACGCAAAGACAACAGGAAGAATTCAATTATCTGATAAAATCGGGTGttcaagaaaaaagaaaattttcggaaCTTGGAAGAGAACTACTCAGACTGGAAACACTGGGGCAACTTTAATTCTTCATAATACTCTTCAGGCGTTCAAATTTCCTGATCGAATGCAAGTGTTTTTGAAATGCGACGTAGAG aTTTGTCGTGGGGAGTGCGAGGAGCAATATTGTGATGAAATTGATAACTCAGTGACTCCGGTTACTCCTAATTACCAAACAACAAGAATTACTACTACCAGCAGACCTATTACCACAACTGAATTTATTCAGTCTACTACTATCTTGCCGTCACGCGGTACCCCAGCCGTTCCAAGATGTTACCCCGGATCCAAGGATCCTCGTTGTTCGTCTACAAGCAAAACGAACAGGCCACCTCAAATTACAACGGTCAGGCCAGTCCGAACAACAACGAATATACCACCTGAAACCATAACATATAGACCAGTCCAAACTACAACGAATAGGTCACCGCAGCCTACAACGTATAGGCCAGTCCAAACTACAACAAATAGGCCACCCGAACCTTCAACGTATAGACCAGTCCAAACTACAACGAATAGACCACCTCAAACTATAACGAATAGGACACCTTCTCAAACAACATATACAACAAATCGGCCGCTTAGAACTCAGTCCACAACACAAAGGCATACAATGCCAACAAGGTCAACAAGACCAACAAGACCAATAGAGTCAACACCGAAACCTCCAAGATGCGGACCTACTGCAAGAGACCCAAGATGTCCAAATGTAACTAGACAACCGGCAACTTATTTGCCTCCATCGACTATACGTCCACAAAGACCGTCCACAACAAGTACCCAACGTATTCCAACTACTACAACAATAATAACTACAGAGGAGCCAGAAACTTACTTGCCACCATTGACGAGAGAGCCTGCAACTTATTTACCACCATCAACAACTTTGACACCAATTAGGTCGACGACGAGAACTACGACACCCGCTACAACTCGTACAACATCAAGAGTAACATCTACTCCAGCGCCTCGATGCTATCCAGGCTCTCAGGACGAGCGATGCCCGAAACCAATTACTCAAACTGTGCCTGTAACTACAACAAAAACCACTACAAAAGAGCCTGCAACATATTTGCCACCATCAACAACTTTGCCACCGATTAGTTCGACGACGAGAACGACGACACCAGCTACAACTCGTACAACATCAAGAGTAACAACTACTCCAGCGCCTCGATGCTATCCAGGCTCCCAGGACGAGCGTTGCCCGAAACCGATTACTCAAACTGTGCCTGTAACTACAGCAAAAACCACTACGAAAGAGCCTGCAACATACTTGCCACCATCAACAACTTTGGCACCGTTTAGGTCAACGACGAGAACGACGACACCCGCTACAACTCGTACAACATCAAGAGTAACAACTACTCCAGCGCCTCGATGCTTACCAGGCACCCAGGACGAGCGCTGCCCGAAACCAGTTACTCAAAGTGTGCCCATAactacaacaaaaacaactaCAAGAGAGCCTGCAACTTATTTGCCACCATCAACAACTTTGCCACCATCAACAACTTTGCCACCGATTAGATCGACGACTAGAACGACGACACCCGCTACTACTCGTACAACATCACGATTAACAACTACTTCAGCGCCTCGATGCTATCCGGGCTCCCAGGACGAGCGCTGCCCGAAATCGACTACGCAAGTAACCACTATTACACCATCAACGACAAAGCTACCACCAATTAGATGTTTACCCGGTTCGAATGACCGTCGTTGTCCTGATTCACTTAAATGTGATCCTTCAAACCTTGACCCAAGATGTCCTCCATTGTCAACTACAAGACAACCAGCTACATACTTACCTCCAGACAATGaatttacaacaacaacatcaaaacCAAACTGTTACCCTGGTTCCTTGGACGAGCGCTGCCCGAAACCAAATACTCCACGTGTGCCCATAACTACAAGAAAAACAACTACGAGAGAGCCTGCAACTTATGTACCCCCATCAACAACTTTGCCACCGATTAGATCGACGACAAGAACGACGACACCCGCTACTACTCGTACAACATCAAGATTAACAACTACTCCAGCGCCTCGATGCTATCCAGGTTCCCAGGACGAGCGCTGCCCGAAACCAGTTACTCAAAGTGTGCCCATAactacaacaaaaacaactaCGAGAGAGCCTGCAACTTATTTGCCACCATCAACAACTTTTCCACCGATTAGCTCGACGACGAGAATGACGACACCCGCTACTACTCGTACAACATCACGAGTAACAACTACTCCAGCACCTCGATGCTATCCAGGCTCTCAGGACGAGCGCTGCCCGAAACCAATTACACAAACTGTTCCTGTAactacaacaaaaacaactaCGAGAGAGCCTGCAACTTACGTGCCACCATCAACAACTTTGCCACCGATTAGGTCGACGACGAGAACGACGACACCCGCTACTACTCGTACAACATCAAGATTAACAACTACTCCAGCGCCTCGATGCTATCCAGGTTCCCAGGACGAGCGCTGCCCGAAACCAGTTACTCAAAGTGTGCCCATAactacaacaaaaacaactaCGAGAGAGCCTGCAACTTATTTGCCACCATCAACAACTTTTCCACCGATTAGCTCGACGACGAGAACGACGACACCCGCTACTACTCGTACAACATCACGAGTAACAACTACTCCAGCACCTCGATGCTATCCAGGCTCTCAGGACGAGCGCTGCCCGAAACCAATTACTCAAACTGTTCCTGTAactacaacaaaaacaactaCGAGAGAGCCTGCAACTTACGTGCCACCATCAACAACTTTGCCACCGATTAGGTCGACGACGAGAACGACGACACCCGCTACTACTCGTACAACATCACGAGTAACAACTACTCCAGCACCTCGATGCTATCCAGGCTCTCAGGACGAGCGCTGCCCGAAACCAATTACTCAAACTGTTCCTGTAactacaacaaaaacaactaCGCGAGAGCCTGCAACTTATTTGCCTCCATCAACAACTTTGCCTCCGATTAGATCGACGACGAGAACGACGACACCCGCTACTACTCGTACAACATCAAGAGTAACAACTCCTCCAGCGCCTCGATGCTATCCAGGCTCCCAGGACGAGCGCTGTCCGAAACCAATTACTCAAACTGTGCCTGTAactacaacaaaaacaactaCGCGAGAGCCTGCAACTTATTTGCCTCCATCAACAACTTTGCCACCGATTAGATCGACGACGAGAACGACAACACCCGCTACTACTCGTACAACATCAAGAGTAACAACTACTTCAGCGCCTCGATGTTACCCAGGATCCTTGGACGAGCGCTGCCCGAAAACGACTACGCGAGTAACCACTATTACACCATCAACGACAAAGCTTCCACCAATTAGATGTTTCCCCGGTTCGACTGACCGTCGTTGTCCTGATTCACTCAAATGTGATCCTTCAAACCTTGACCCAAGATGTCCCCCATTATCAACTACAAGACAACCAGCTACGTACTTACCTCCAGAAAAGGAAtttccaacaacaacaacatcgaGACCAAACTGTTATTCTGGTTCTAAAGACCCTCGTTGTCCACAAATAACCACTACAACAACATCAAAACCAAACTGTTATCCTGGTTCCAAGGACCCTCGTTGTCCACAAATAACCACCACAACAACATCAAAACCAAACTGTTATCCTGGTTCCAAAGACCCTCGTTGTCCACAAATAACCACCACAACAACATCAAAACCAAACTGTTATCCTGGTTCCAATGATCCACGTTGTCCACAAATAACCACCACAACAACTTCAAAACCAAATTGTTATCCTGGTTCCAAGGACCCTCGTTGTCCACAAATAACTACcacaacaacgacaacatcAAAACCAAACTGTTATCCTGGTTCCAATGATCCACGTTGTCCACAAATAACCACCACAACAACATCAAAACCAAACTGTTATCCTGGTTCCAAGGACCCTCGTTGTCCACAAATAACCACCACAACAACATCAAGACCAAACTGTTATCCTGGTTCCAATGATCCACGTTGTCCACAAATAACCACCACAACAACTTCAAAACCGAATTGTTATCCTGGTTCCAAGGACCCTCGTTGTCCACAAATAACTACCACAACAACATCAAAACCAAATTGTTATCCTGGTTCCCAGGACCCTCGTTGTCCACAAATAACTACcacaacaacgacaacatcAAAACCAAACTGTTATCCTGGTTCCAATGATCCACGTTGTCCACAAATAACCACCACAACAACATCAAAACCAAACTGTTATCCTGGTTCCAAGGACCCTCGTTGTCCACAAATAACCACCACAACAACATCAAGACCAAACTGTTATCCTGGTTCCAATGATCCACGTTGTCCACAAATaacaaccacaacaacatCAAAACCAAACTGTTATCCTGGTTCCAAGGACCCACGTTGTCCACAAATAACCACCACAACATCAAAACCAAACTGTTATCCTGGTTCAAAGGACCCTCGTTGTCCACAAAtaaccacaacaacaacaccaagACCAAACTGTTATCCTGGTTCCAATGACCCACGTTGTCCACAAATAGTATCAACTACTTCAGGTCCAACATATTTGCCGCCACTTACACAATCTCCGCCAAAATGTTTCCCAGGTTCAACTGATGTGAGATGTCCAAGACCTTTTGAGCCATCGTCACCAACTACAAGAAAACCAACTACGCCATATGTACAGCCTCCAACTCCAGCTCCACCAAAATGTGGTCCAGGCTCTGAATTCGATCCGAGATGCCCTCGTCCGTTTGTTCCGTCAAAGTCAACAACGACTTTAAAACCAACTTCGTTTAGTCTATGCTATCCAGGTTCGACAGACCCTAACTGTCCAACCGACAATATATCGACACCATCATTCTGTTTCCCCGGTTCGAAAGACAAGCGTTGTCCACCGCCACCCGATGGACTTGTTACATTGTCTCCAACAACATATTTACCTCCTTTCGGTGACAGTCAACCGTCCCGACAAGCTAGAAACTCTATTacaaatgaaatcaatcaattagAAGAACTAGATTATCATAGCATAAGAAAACGCGATGTCTCCGATGTCTCAAAGGAAGTGATATCATTCTCATTGTCATTTAAAGGATATCAATTGGAAAGTACGGATTAA